Sequence from the Ignavibacteria bacterium genome:
AACGAACATTGGAGCGGCACACCCTGTGACGCTCGAGGGTCAGCAAGATTCAATTATGATGGAAAAAGCCACTAATGATGCCGCGGCTTTTATTCGAACGATAAGTGAAAAAAGAAAACGTAACATTGAGTGGGGTGAAGATGCTGTTAGAAAAAGCCTTTCTATTACCGAATCGGAAGCTCTTAAGAAAAATGTAATTGATATAGTTGCAGAATCCCTTAACGATTTAACTGAACAATTAGACGGCAGAAAAGTCGAGATGGTTGATGGAGAAAAAGCGATACACTCTAAAAATGCTGAAATCATTTCTTACGAAATGAGCTTTAAGCTAAAGCTATTAAATACTCTTAGCGACCCGAACATCGCTTATATTTTATTCATGCTGGGATTGTACGGATTATTATTTGAGCTTTATAATCCTGGCTCGATATTTCCAGGTATAGTTGGAGGAATTTGTATAATTCTCGCTTTCTATTCTTTCCATACCTTACCGATTAACTATGCAGGATTGGCACTTATAATCTTTGCTGTCATCTTGTTCATTTTAGAAATTAAAATCATCAGCCATGGACTTTTAACAGTCGGCGGTTCAATTTCACTAATTTTAGGTTCTATCATGCTAATAGATAATGAATCAACGTTGGAATTTGTAAAAATATCTTGGCAGATTATAGTCCTTATTGTCGTAATGACGG
This genomic interval carries:
- a CDS encoding nodulation protein NfeD, translated to MVKKFLFAIIFSIPIVALSQPYKIYLLTIDGAINPASAEYIHEGIKAAIDDKAECVIIKLNTPGGLLKSTRVIVTEFLQSKIPIVVYVHPQGSQAASAGVFVTMAAHIAVMAPGTNIGAAHPVTLEGQQDSIMMEKATNDAAAFIRTISEKRKRNIEWGEDAVRKSLSITESEALKKNVIDIVAESLNDLTEQLDGRKVEMVDGEKAIHSKNAEIISYEMSFKLKLLNTLSDPNIAYILFMLGLYGLLFELYNPGSIFPGIVGGICIILAFYSFHTLPINYAGLALIIFAVILFILEIKIISHGLLTVGGSISLILGSIMLIDNESTLEFVKISWQIIVLIVVMTVLFFIFAVGLGIKAQRRKPTTGTEGILLEVGNVVSELKPNGTIQIHGEIWNAESIEGKIPKGCRVKVVEVNNLTLKVKKV